TCTATATGGATAAGCCCCTCAGTCTTCAATGATTTCTGCCGGGCCGCAGGCGGCGGCGGTACGGCCTTTCAATCATTTCAGCATGGAACCTACTATAACTGTAATTTTAAGACAAGCCCAAGGGAAGAAAGTATTTTATATAAGCTGGATGACTTTTTTAATCATGAGACAAAGGAGATGAACCTTCTCTTTCTGGAAAGTCAGATTCTTGAATTGATGTCATTGAACCTGGAGCGCCTGTTTGGCAAAAGCAATGCAGAACAGGCGGAAGTTTCTCTGTCCAGGTCTGATATGGACAGCCTGATTCTGGCCCATGAAATACTATTAAGCCGTTTGGAAAATCCTCCGTCCCTGCTGGAGCTATCCCGGCTGATCCATATGAATGACTGTAAATTGAAACGGGCCTTCAAGTACTATTATAATCAGACTGTTTATGAATTTATCCGGAACCAGCGTCTGGAAAAAGCATTTTCTTTAATTGAGGACCAACATTTGAATGTGAGCCAGGCGGCTTTTTCAGTAGGATATACAAATACCGGACACTTTTCTCAGTCATTTTTCAGCAAATTCGGGATTTATCCAAGTCAGCTGGTGCGAAAATAATTTCAGATTCTACTTCGTGAGTATCTTCCTCTATAAAGTCAATCACTGAATTTAAAAGTTTCATGGCATAGGGATCTTTTACCGATCCGATATTCTTCGTTTCTGTCAGTTCTGTCACTTCTCCGCTGTTTAAAAATCTCTATGTGATATACCATAAAACATTATTCCTCCTTGCAGTACTCTGCGAGTTCCTTTTGACATTCCAGAGTAGACTCTGTCCGGTTTCCATCTTTACCAAAATACAATATCTTCTGGTAGGGAATACATATCTTTGTACTCTCTCCATTCTCCATCCATGTGCAGGACGCTTTCACCTTTAGGTTGCCAATTTTCGTATTCATACTATAAATAGTATCGCTGCCCAACTGTTCCATGGACAAGATATCTGCCTTCAGGCATATTCCTTTCTTTTCATCCTCTGTCAGAATAATCTCCTCTGGTTTGACGGCAATGTATTTATTCTTATACTGGATTACATTTGACGGAGGTGAGCCAATAAAACCTGCGACAAAGATATTATCAGGGTTAGTATAAATACCTTTCGGTGTACCCTGCTGACTTATAACACCGTTGTGTAATATAATGATATTGTTCCCCATAGACATTGCTTCCACCTGATCATGAGTGACATAAATAAACGTCGTCTTAAGTGACTTATGAAGCATTGATATTTTTTCTCTCATCTGGTTTCTGAGTTTTGCATCCAAGTTTGACAATGGTTCATCCATTAGAAATACCTCCGGCTTTTTAACGATCGCTCTTGCAAGTGCCACTCTCTGTCTCTGGCCTCCTGACATATGAGCCGGTCTTTTCGCCGACTGGTCAGCCAGATCCACCATCTCAAGAGCTTCCTCCACCATCCGTTTCCGCTCAGGCTTTGGTATCTTTTTCACTTTAAGTCCGTATTCGATATTCTCAGCGGCAGTCATATGTGGATATAGCGCATAGTTCTGAAATACCATGGCAACCCCTCTGTCCTTAGGCTCTTCCTTCGTTACATTCTCATCACCGATATATATATCACCGGAATCAGGTTTTTCCAACCCCGCTACTATACGGAGCAGGGTTGACTTTCCACATCCGGATGGACCTAATAGTACAGTAAATGAGCCGTCAGGGATATGAATTGATATGTCCTTTAATACTTTTATATCTTTGAAATCCTTGATAATATTCTCTATAGTAACATTTCCCATCTACTCATCTCCATTCATGTTAGTAAGCAGTCTCTTTAAGGAATCTAATTCCGCTTTTTTAATATCCAGCGTGGCAAGATACCCTGATGCACCGCCATATTTCTCGTCAAGATAATCAAGAGTTTCTTCCATCTCTGCAGAATCCGACTTCAGAAGATGTTCCGGCATAAAATATCCCTTCTTTTTCATCTGCTCTTTCATAATATGGAACACCGGCTCCATGTTTTTTGCACTTGTTTCATAATCACTGACGATGACCC
The window above is part of the Novisyntrophococcus fermenticellae genome. Proteins encoded here:
- a CDS encoding ABC transporter ATP-binding protein; its protein translation is MGNVTIENIIKDFKDIKVLKDISIHIPDGSFTVLLGPSGCGKSTLLRIVAGLEKPDSGDIYIGDENVTKEEPKDRGVAMVFQNYALYPHMTAAENIEYGLKVKKIPKPERKRMVEEALEMVDLADQSAKRPAHMSGGQRQRVALARAIVKKPEVFLMDEPLSNLDAKLRNQMREKISMLHKSLKTTFIYVTHDQVEAMSMGNNIIILHNGVISQQGTPKGIYTNPDNIFVAGFIGSPPSNVIQYKNKYIAVKPEEIILTEDEKKGICLKADILSMEQLGSDTIYSMNTKIGNLKVKASCTWMENGESTKICIPYQKILYFGKDGNRTESTLECQKELAEYCKEE
- a CDS encoding helix-turn-helix domain-containing protein — encoded protein: MSYLPLTFETSEIFPRKSITLRPGVHIMMSSGIPESNLERKTGTTSSIFELSYSRRDALYGEVGHRTVELKPGYASLGFLDQACGHSKYDIGIDIRLYSIWISPSVFNDFCRAAGGGGTAFQSFQHGTYYNCNFKTSPREESILYKLDDFFNHETKEMNLLFLESQILELMSLNLERLFGKSNAEQAEVSLSRSDMDSLILAHEILLSRLENPPSLLELSRLIHMNDCKLKRAFKYYYNQTVYEFIRNQRLEKAFSLIEDQHLNVSQAAFSVGYTNTGHFSQSFFSKFGIYPSQLVRK